From one Verrucomicrobiota bacterium genomic stretch:
- a CDS encoding PQQ-binding-like beta-propeller repeat protein, with translation MLRILLFIVCSSYMLTNSLLAQWNQWRGSASGNGVIANSDSQSMPMTWSDSENVLWKTPVPGVGYSSPIISNNKVILTTSEPKTGTQSLLCFDSASGEMLWKKQVHRGRFFSSNHKMNADASSTPVTDGKKIISLFGINDAIYASAHDFDGKEIWNIKLSDFKSQFGSGASPLYYNDMLVLPVENEPTIAVYGYDLSGTKKWTISRPLKKRNSWHTPRVFEIDKQPQLIFSGHNKLISYDPMTGKQNWSIPGGSAVTVGSVVMDGDIIYTSGGFPEKGTYAFDIKTKKLLWSSKVATYIPSIVAYNGRLFAATNNGRVFCLDGQSGQEIWSTSTKKSISSSLFVANDRLFIITEDGTTRVAKTDSKEYVELHSNKIPGLTRATPSIVGNRIYYRAENHLYCLAK, from the coding sequence ATGTTACGTATACTCCTATTCATAGTTTGCTCCAGTTACATGCTCACAAACTCGCTGCTAGCACAATGGAATCAATGGCGGGGCAGTGCTTCAGGCAATGGCGTGATTGCTAACTCCGATAGCCAAAGTATGCCTATGACTTGGTCTGATTCGGAGAATGTCCTCTGGAAAACTCCTGTCCCTGGAGTCGGCTACTCTTCCCCCATCATTTCTAATAATAAAGTAATCCTGACGACTTCCGAACCTAAAACTGGAACCCAATCCCTTTTATGCTTTGATTCTGCTAGCGGCGAAATGCTTTGGAAAAAGCAGGTTCATAGAGGCAGATTCTTCTCATCAAATCACAAAATGAATGCTGACGCCTCATCTACGCCGGTTACAGATGGCAAAAAGATCATCAGCCTATTTGGGATTAATGATGCGATCTACGCATCTGCTCATGATTTCGATGGCAAGGAGATCTGGAATATTAAGCTGTCCGATTTCAAGTCTCAATTTGGCAGTGGTGCATCACCTCTCTATTATAATGATATGCTGGTTCTTCCAGTAGAAAATGAACCCACTATAGCTGTCTATGGCTATGATCTAAGCGGAACCAAAAAATGGACCATCAGCCGCCCTCTGAAAAAACGCAATAGCTGGCATACCCCAAGAGTCTTTGAGATAGATAAACAACCCCAATTGATTTTCTCTGGCCACAACAAGCTGATCTCATACGATCCGATGACAGGGAAGCAGAATTGGTCCATTCCAGGAGGTTCAGCGGTCACTGTAGGTTCAGTAGTCATGGACGGAGATATTATCTATACCTCCGGTGGGTTTCCTGAGAAAGGAACTTATGCTTTCGATATTAAGACCAAAAAGCTACTCTGGTCCTCTAAAGTTGCTACTTATATTCCATCTATCGTCGCTTACAACGGTCGGCTTTTTGCAGCAACCAATAATGGACGGGTCTTTTGCCTCGATGGGCAGAGTGGCCAAGAGATTTGGTCAACAAGCACAAAAAAATCTATCTCTTCCTCACTATTTGTGGCCAATGACCGGCTCTTCATTATAACTGAGGATGGCACAACGAGGGTTGCCAAGACCGATTCAAAAGAGTACGTAGAGCTCCATTCCAATAAAATTCCAGGACTTACTCGGGCCACTCCTTCAATTGTCGGCAATCGAATTTATTATCGGGCAGAAAATCACCTTTATTGTCTAGCTAAATAA
- the urtA gene encoding urea ABC transporter substrate-binding protein has product MTFVVCAALGLGLANLQAANPMLDKYPTDKVNTTGLAVTDDTVTVGQLHSITGTMAISETGSVEAERLAIEQINAAGGILGRQIKIIQEDGASDWPTFAEKSKKLIIKDKVACVFGCWTSASRKAVLPIFEKENNMLYYPTFYEGLEDSKNVIYTGQEATQQILYGLDWAYDTLNSRTFYLIGSDYIWPRTSMKIARKHVENFLTKKDPKCKVVGEEYYPLGHTNFRSLINKVKLKKPDLMFTAVVGGSNVAWYKQLKSAGVTSDKYNLLTISTTEDEVLGIGGENCEGFYSSMKYFQSLDNPANKAFVAAFKKKWGEDSVIGDVTQAAYLGPWLWKFTVEKCGSFDIDKIAEASGGVEFKDAPEGYVRIHDTNHHLWSYSKIGKFLKNGQFEVVSTSPDLIEPYPYPEGYQ; this is encoded by the coding sequence ATGACCTTTGTGGTGTGTGCGGCTCTAGGTTTAGGGCTGGCAAATCTTCAGGCAGCAAACCCGATGCTTGATAAGTACCCGACAGATAAGGTCAATACAACAGGACTGGCGGTGACCGATGACACGGTTACGGTAGGCCAACTGCATTCGATTACAGGAACAATGGCTATCAGTGAAACGGGATCCGTAGAAGCTGAGCGTTTGGCCATCGAACAAATCAATGCAGCAGGAGGAATCCTCGGTCGTCAAATCAAGATTATCCAAGAAGATGGTGCGAGTGATTGGCCAACATTTGCTGAGAAGTCAAAAAAGCTGATCATCAAAGATAAAGTGGCTTGTGTATTCGGATGTTGGACATCTGCTTCAAGAAAAGCTGTTCTTCCTATCTTTGAAAAAGAAAATAATATGCTTTATTACCCTACATTTTATGAGGGTTTGGAAGATTCAAAGAATGTTATTTACACGGGTCAGGAAGCGACTCAGCAGATTCTATATGGCTTAGACTGGGCTTATGATACACTCAATTCCAGAACCTTCTACCTCATAGGTTCCGATTATATCTGGCCTAGAACATCTATGAAAATTGCTCGTAAGCATGTGGAGAACTTCCTAACCAAGAAAGATCCTAAGTGTAAGGTAGTGGGTGAGGAATATTATCCACTAGGTCACACAAACTTCCGTTCTTTGATTAATAAGGTCAAACTCAAGAAACCTGATCTTATGTTCACTGCGGTTGTCGGTGGTAGTAACGTAGCTTGGTACAAGCAACTTAAATCTGCTGGCGTGACTTCAGACAAGTACAACCTACTAACAATCTCAACCACAGAAGACGAGGTATTGGGGATTGGGGGTGAGAATTGTGAAGGTTTCTATTCCAGCATGAAATATTTCCAATCTCTTGACAACCCTGCCAACAAAGCTTTTGTAGCGGCTTTTAAAAAGAAATGGGGAGAAGACAGTGTAATTGGGGATGTAACTCAAGCTGCTTACCTTGGCCCTTGGTTATGGAAATTTACTGTAGAAAAATGTGGAAGCTTTGACATCGATAAGATTGCTGAAGCCTCTGGTGGTGTAGAATTTAAAGATGCTCCTGAGGGTTATGTGCGCATACATGACACCAACCACCACTTATGGAGCTATTCCAAGATCGGAAAGTTCCTGAAAAACGGACAGTTTGAAGTAGTCTCAACATCACCTGATCTCATTGAGCCATATCCTTATCCAGAAGGTTATCAGTAA